The following proteins are encoded in a genomic region of Bradyrhizobium sp. SK17:
- a CDS encoding SMP-30/gluconolactonase/LRE family protein, with the protein MPMRDTLTSLRYRYWPDYLLGEILSKRWTETAIPVILLLIVGFALSRSIDHFLSPSSLADTARQAGEIGFIGLGMALVVIVGGIDLSVGSIFALTDFCALYLLDVLNWPVPAVVVATLACGALLGAVNGILIGYLRLRAFITTLITLIIYRSAFDLLIQRYSNSIAAAFPDIPSWNFIGGGDVFGIPSVALVYIAIAIFGHIFMTRLRPGWHITAIGGSRRSAYNSGIPVRRTIALCYVASGVLTSIAALFFAARLGTVGGDIGVGLEVIVLTATVLGGITLGGGKGSVAKSLVGVLIVLLITNGLTTLNARGGINRMALAGILLVAAMVDIRWQKNRTRIISKVYVAPTYHALPPPPPTEIGQGGPFEQNDKLRDVELIGLGRIEAPEDVILDRHDNLYAGSRHGDIMRFLAPDYQRMEVFAHIGGQPLGMAFDRQDNLYVCIGGMGLYRIKPDGTVEKATDETNRSMHSVNDDSRLRLADDLDITDDGLIFFSEATVRYEMDEWPIDGLEARGNGRIICYDTKTGTTHTALRGLKFPNGICVASDGQSILFAETFGCSIKRLWFAGPKKGQVEVVMDNLPGYPDNINLASDGNYWLALVGMRSPSLDLAWKMPGFRRRMAKRVPVDEWLFPNINTGCVVKFNEQGKILESFWDLRGENHPMITSMREHRGYLYLGGIMNNRIGRYKLTNADPNFVQYDKRWGKLS; encoded by the coding sequence ATGCCGATGCGCGACACCTTGACGAGCCTGCGTTACCGCTACTGGCCGGATTATCTCCTCGGCGAGATCCTGTCCAAGCGATGGACCGAGACCGCAATTCCGGTGATCCTGCTCCTGATCGTCGGCTTCGCGCTGAGCCGCTCCATCGACCACTTCCTGTCGCCGTCGAGCCTCGCCGACACCGCGCGGCAGGCCGGCGAGATCGGCTTCATCGGGCTCGGCATGGCGCTGGTGGTCATCGTCGGCGGCATCGATCTGTCGGTCGGCTCGATCTTCGCGCTGACCGATTTCTGCGCGCTCTATCTGCTCGACGTGCTGAACTGGCCGGTGCCAGCGGTGGTGGTCGCCACCCTCGCCTGCGGCGCGCTGCTCGGCGCCGTCAACGGCATCCTGATCGGATATCTGCGGCTTCGTGCCTTCATCACCACGCTGATCACGTTGATTATCTACCGTTCGGCGTTCGATCTCTTGATCCAGCGCTACTCCAATTCGATCGCAGCCGCCTTTCCTGACATCCCGTCCTGGAATTTCATCGGTGGCGGCGACGTGTTCGGTATTCCGAGCGTCGCGCTGGTCTATATCGCGATCGCGATCTTCGGCCACATCTTCATGACCCGGCTGCGCCCGGGCTGGCACATCACGGCGATCGGCGGCTCGCGCCGCTCGGCCTACAATTCCGGCATTCCGGTCCGCCGCACCATCGCGCTCTGCTACGTCGCAAGCGGCGTGCTGACCAGCATCGCGGCGCTGTTCTTCGCGGCGCGGCTCGGCACCGTCGGCGGCGACATCGGCGTCGGCCTCGAGGTGATCGTGCTGACCGCGACCGTGCTCGGCGGCATCACGCTCGGCGGCGGCAAGGGCTCGGTCGCCAAATCGCTGGTCGGCGTGCTGATCGTGCTGCTGATCACCAACGGCCTGACCACGCTCAATGCGCGCGGCGGCATCAACCGCATGGCGCTCGCCGGCATCCTGCTGGTCGCCGCGATGGTCGATATCCGCTGGCAGAAGAACCGCACCCGCATCATCAGCAAGGTCTACGTCGCGCCGACCTATCACGCGCTGCCGCCGCCCCCGCCGACCGAGATCGGCCAGGGCGGCCCGTTCGAGCAGAACGACAAACTGCGCGATGTCGAACTGATCGGGCTCGGCCGCATCGAGGCGCCGGAGGACGTGATCCTCGATCGCCACGACAATCTCTATGCCGGCTCGCGCCACGGCGACATCATGCGCTTCCTCGCACCGGATTATCAGCGGATGGAGGTATTCGCCCATATCGGCGGCCAGCCGCTCGGCATGGCGTTCGACCGCCAGGACAATCTCTATGTCTGCATCGGCGGCATGGGCCTCTACCGCATCAAGCCCGACGGCACCGTGGAGAAGGCGACCGACGAGACCAACCGCAGCATGCATTCGGTCAACGACGACAGCCGCCTGCGGCTGGCCGACGACCTCGACATCACCGATGACGGCCTGATCTTCTTCTCCGAAGCAACCGTCCGCTACGAGATGGACGAATGGCCGATCGACGGCCTCGAGGCCCGCGGCAACGGTCGCATCATCTGCTACGACACCAAGACCGGCACGACGCACACGGCGCTGCGCGGCCTCAAATTCCCCAACGGCATCTGCGTCGCCAGCGACGGTCAGTCGATCCTGTTCGCCGAAACCTTCGGCTGCTCGATCAAGCGGCTGTGGTTCGCCGGGCCGAAGAAAGGCCAGGTCGAGGTGGTGATGGACAATCTGCCGGGCTATCCCGACAACATCAATCTCGCCTCCGACGGCAATTACTGGCTGGCGCTGGTCGGCATGCGCAGCCCCTCGCTCGATCTCGCCTGGAAGATGCCGGGCTTCCGCCGCCGCATGGCCAAGCGCGTGCCGGTCGATGAATGGCTGTTCCCGAACATCAACACCGGCTGCGTCGTCAAGTTCAACGAGCAGGGCAAGATCCTCGAATCGTTCTGGGACCTGCGCGGCGAGAACCATCCGATGATCACCTCGATGCGCGAGCATCGCGGCTATCTCTATCTCGGCGGCATCATGAACAACCGGATCGGCCGCTACAAGCTGACGAACGCCGACCCGAACTTCGTGCAGTATGACAAGCGCTGGGGGAAGCTGTCGTGA
- a CDS encoding sugar ABC transporter substrate-binding protein translates to MRHAVRTAKVIAAALGLAAIAAPAIAQQGLDEPFQKPFKEALAGKTVAYVPVAMNFDLTEGWYAGLKKELEPFGVKFEIRDPNWNTNAGAQAVTSLISEKPAVMVIHNPDVQTYAKLLQRAENEGIYVIQINMGSAYRSSAFVGANWIEIGEKDTEAVVKACQGKSNKIAIVQGALSAAASAYTLKGVENVLAKHPEIKVVSSQAADWDAAKAKAITQTVLKQNPDLCGIVGFWDGMDIGTAAAVKEAGLTGKVFVATSGGGERKGACELVKSGAFDLNLSYDVPTQAAQMAGTIKWLLSSGAKAGSVKGSEYTTLIPITKENADSQTACWNLSDLKK, encoded by the coding sequence ATGAGACACGCTGTCAGGACTGCAAAGGTGATCGCCGCGGCACTCGGGCTCGCGGCCATCGCCGCACCCGCCATCGCCCAGCAAGGCCTGGACGAGCCGTTCCAGAAGCCGTTCAAGGAGGCCCTCGCCGGCAAGACGGTGGCCTACGTTCCGGTGGCGATGAACTTCGACCTCACCGAAGGCTGGTACGCCGGCTTGAAGAAGGAGCTCGAACCGTTCGGCGTGAAGTTCGAAATCCGCGATCCGAACTGGAACACCAATGCCGGCGCGCAGGCGGTGACCTCGCTGATCTCGGAGAAGCCGGCCGTGATGGTGATCCACAATCCGGACGTGCAGACCTACGCCAAGCTGCTGCAACGCGCCGAGAACGAAGGCATCTACGTGATCCAGATCAACATGGGCTCGGCCTACCGCTCTTCGGCCTTCGTCGGCGCCAACTGGATCGAGATCGGCGAGAAGGACACCGAGGCCGTGGTCAAGGCGTGCCAGGGCAAGTCGAACAAGATCGCCATCGTGCAAGGCGCGCTCTCGGCGGCCGCCAGCGCCTACACGCTGAAGGGCGTCGAGAACGTGCTCGCCAAGCATCCGGAGATCAAGGTGGTGTCGAGCCAGGCCGCCGACTGGGATGCCGCAAAGGCCAAGGCGATCACCCAGACCGTGCTGAAGCAGAATCCCGATCTTTGCGGCATCGTCGGCTTCTGGGACGGCATGGACATCGGCACCGCGGCCGCAGTGAAGGAAGCCGGCCTGACCGGCAAGGTGTTCGTCGCGACTTCCGGCGGCGGCGAACGCAAGGGCGCCTGCGAACTCGTCAAGTCCGGCGCCTTCGACCTCAACCTGAGCTACGACGTGCCGACCCAGGCCGCGCAGATGGCCGGCACGATCAAATGGCTGCTGTCGTCGGGCGCCAAGGCCGGCTCGGTCAAGGGATCGGAATACACGACCCTGATTCCGATCACCAAGGAGAATGCGGACAGTCAGACCGCGTGCTGGAATCTCAGCGACCTGAAGAAATAG
- a CDS encoding TetR/AcrR family transcriptional regulator produces the protein MDVLCARILERHRDSIRVQKTHLAVPNLARIIGATLTLSNKHGFHATTLRQLAEASGLSMGGLYTYFDSKPTLLSMILGEVAETAAEVLTAPPANVKQDARKHLHWIIATHVRMSEAMQPWFVFSFMEAKSFPPAERQRAIEMEVMTEKIIADVLKQGVASGAFAIDQVTLTASLIKPLLQDWYVKRAKYRRRGTSIEAYIDTVGAFVDAAVAGRTRPSRVATGSRTRSRQTAHP, from the coding sequence ATGGACGTGCTTTGCGCACGGATCCTCGAACGGCATCGGGATTCCATCCGGGTCCAGAAAACGCATCTCGCCGTTCCAAACCTGGCGCGCATCATCGGCGCGACGCTCACGCTGTCCAACAAGCACGGCTTTCACGCCACCACGCTGCGCCAGCTGGCGGAAGCGTCCGGCCTCAGCATGGGCGGTCTCTATACCTACTTCGACAGCAAGCCGACATTGCTGTCGATGATCCTCGGCGAGGTCGCCGAGACCGCCGCGGAGGTCCTCACCGCACCGCCCGCCAACGTCAAGCAGGATGCCCGCAAGCATCTGCACTGGATCATCGCGACCCATGTTCGCATGAGCGAGGCGATGCAGCCCTGGTTCGTGTTCTCCTTCATGGAAGCGAAATCGTTTCCGCCCGCGGAACGCCAGCGCGCCATCGAGATGGAGGTGATGACCGAGAAGATCATCGCCGACGTGCTCAAGCAGGGTGTCGCCAGCGGCGCGTTCGCGATCGATCAGGTCACGCTGACGGCCTCGCTGATCAAGCCGCTGTTGCAGGACTGGTACGTCAAGCGCGCGAAGTACCGCAGGCGCGGCACGTCGATCGAGGCCTACATCGACACTGTCGGTGCGTTCGTCGATGCGGCGGTCGCGGGCAGGACACGACCCAGCCGCGTCGCGACCGGCTCCCGCACGAGGTCCCGGCAAACGGCGCACCCATAG
- a CDS encoding ABC transporter permease, giving the protein MKRLRFNQQEIVFAVFAVLFLAFSIFLRGFLTAENMLTLLQNVAVLGILGLAMAIVVIGRGIDISLIAALAVPPGLVLQMVQNGHSLPASLLTAVLLTIAFGLVNGWLIAYAEVPSLFATLATGLLLAGLGQAALFQLDVVQWSDGMKGFERLGQGTILGIPTSIVMFAIACVVVAFLLRQTRWGAYIYAIGDNPYAARVTGIPSRPIIVLQYVVAALIGCFAGLVMAASVNSMPTRIFNSTLIYDVILVVVLGGIGLSGGRGGVLNVIIGTLLIGTMLNGMTIMDISYAGQNLVKGVVLLLAVITDSFLNPRNEETAQQGDI; this is encoded by the coding sequence ATGAAGCGATTGCGGTTCAATCAACAGGAGATCGTCTTCGCCGTATTCGCCGTCCTCTTCCTGGCGTTCTCGATTTTCCTGCGCGGCTTCCTGACGGCGGAAAACATGCTGACGCTGCTGCAAAACGTCGCCGTGCTCGGCATCCTCGGACTTGCCATGGCGATCGTCGTGATCGGGCGCGGCATCGACATCTCGCTGATCGCAGCGCTCGCGGTGCCGCCGGGGCTCGTGCTTCAAATGGTGCAGAACGGCCACTCGCTGCCGGCCTCGCTGTTGACCGCCGTACTGCTGACGATCGCGTTCGGCCTGGTCAATGGCTGGCTGATCGCCTATGCCGAGGTCCCTTCGCTGTTCGCGACGCTGGCGACCGGCCTGCTGCTCGCCGGCCTCGGGCAGGCCGCGCTGTTTCAGCTCGACGTCGTGCAGTGGAGCGACGGCATGAAGGGCTTCGAGCGGCTCGGACAGGGCACCATCCTCGGCATCCCGACCTCGATCGTGATGTTCGCGATCGCCTGCGTGGTGGTGGCCTTCCTGCTGCGCCAGACACGCTGGGGCGCCTATATCTATGCGATCGGCGACAATCCCTACGCGGCCCGCGTCACCGGCATCCCTTCACGCCCGATCATCGTGCTGCAATATGTCGTCGCGGCACTGATCGGCTGCTTCGCGGGCCTGGTGATGGCGGCCTCCGTCAACTCGATGCCGACCCGCATCTTCAATTCGACCCTGATCTACGACGTCATCCTGGTCGTCGTGCTCGGCGGCATCGGCCTGTCCGGCGGCCGCGGCGGCGTGCTCAACGTCATCATCGGCACGCTGCTGATCGGCACCATGCTCAACGGCATGACCATCATGGACATCTCCTACGCCGGCCAGAACCTCGTCAAGGGCGTCGTCCTGCTGCTCGCCGTCATCACGGATTCATTCCTGAATCCGCGCAACGAAGAAACCGCACAGCAGGGCGACATCTGA
- a CDS encoding sugar ABC transporter ATP-binding protein — protein sequence MSDTMLSLRKATKLYAGVPAIEGVDFDLRRGEIHALVGENGAGKSTLTKVMAGVVTLTSGSMTVDGSDVAPRTPLEARNLGIAMVFQENSLVPTMTVAQNLFLGQEKFYNRLRGIYIAAQQFLQSLNFDVTPTATVSGLGAAKKQMVEIARAVLHKAKVIIFDEPTASLTPEEKKYFFDLVRDLKKRGVSIIFISHALEEALLLADRITVLRDGKHVVTDDAAKFDRAAIVQAMVGRDLSNTLYGARKASVRPAGARVLTVQNLKMAPMVKNNSLSVFAGQITGVFGLVGAGRTETFKIVSGVLKRDFFHGGEILLHDKPVRYRVPAPAVKAGIAYVTEDRKVEGFFETASIARNIYLGLLSKFPAGRMLLSRRETNTVGKTWTQRLKVRAIGDEAKVVELSGGNQQKVVIAKSLVQEPELIIFDEPTRGVDVGAIVEIHELINQLADEGKAVVVISSYLPEIMALSDRILVSRQGKVVEEFSAVEATEEKIMYAAIH from the coding sequence ATGAGCGACACCATGCTGTCCCTGCGCAAGGCGACCAAGCTCTATGCCGGCGTGCCCGCGATCGAGGGTGTCGACTTCGATCTCCGCCGCGGCGAGATCCACGCGCTGGTCGGCGAGAACGGCGCCGGCAAGTCGACGCTGACCAAGGTGATGGCCGGCGTCGTGACCTTGACCTCGGGCAGCATGACGGTCGACGGCTCCGACGTCGCGCCACGCACGCCGCTCGAGGCGCGCAATCTCGGCATCGCGATGGTGTTCCAGGAGAACAGCCTGGTGCCGACCATGACGGTGGCGCAAAACCTGTTTCTCGGGCAGGAGAAATTCTACAACCGGCTGCGCGGCATCTACATCGCCGCCCAGCAATTCCTGCAATCGCTCAATTTCGACGTGACGCCAACCGCGACCGTGAGCGGGCTCGGCGCCGCCAAGAAGCAGATGGTGGAGATCGCCCGCGCAGTCCTGCACAAGGCCAAGGTCATCATCTTCGATGAACCGACGGCATCGCTGACGCCGGAGGAGAAGAAGTATTTCTTCGACCTGGTCCGCGACCTGAAGAAGCGCGGCGTCTCGATCATCTTCATCTCGCACGCGCTGGAGGAAGCCCTGCTGCTCGCCGACCGCATCACGGTGCTGCGCGACGGCAAGCACGTCGTCACCGACGACGCCGCGAAGTTCGACCGCGCGGCGATCGTCCAGGCGATGGTCGGCCGCGACCTCTCCAACACGCTGTACGGCGCGCGGAAGGCCAGCGTCCGGCCGGCCGGTGCGCGGGTGCTCACGGTGCAGAATCTCAAGATGGCGCCGATGGTGAAGAACAATTCGCTGTCGGTGTTCGCCGGCCAGATCACCGGCGTGTTCGGCCTGGTCGGCGCGGGCCGCACCGAGACCTTCAAGATCGTATCCGGCGTGTTGAAGCGCGACTTCTTCCATGGCGGCGAGATCCTGCTGCACGACAAGCCGGTGCGCTACCGGGTGCCGGCGCCGGCGGTCAAGGCCGGCATCGCCTATGTCACCGAGGATCGCAAAGTCGAGGGCTTCTTCGAGACTGCCTCGATCGCCCGCAACATCTATCTCGGCCTGCTCTCCAAGTTTCCCGCGGGACGGATGCTGCTGTCGCGGCGCGAGACCAACACGGTCGGCAAGACCTGGACCCAGCGGCTCAAGGTCCGTGCGATCGGCGACGAGGCCAAGGTGGTCGAGCTGTCAGGCGGCAACCAGCAGAAGGTGGTGATCGCCAAATCGCTGGTGCAGGAACCCGAGCTGATCATCTTCGACGAGCCGACCCGCGGCGTCGACGTCGGCGCCATCGTCGAGATCCACGAGCTGATCAACCAGCTTGCCGATGAGGGCAAGGCGGTGGTGGTGATATCATCCTATCTGCCCGAGATCATGGCGCTCTCC